A genomic window from Silene latifolia isolate original U9 population chromosome Y, ASM4854445v1, whole genome shotgun sequence includes:
- the LOC141626729 gene encoding DNA N(6)-methyladenine demethylase ALKBH1A-like isoform X3 produces the protein MYANGATDDLERTAFRRAEKKKKQQPRPVDLSEVVDFKLILETFDRTGETPDGVHVIRTGSEFPVICLDNRPGFYFIPGALSLEEQCQWIRESLTSFPQPPNRTNHNAFYGPINDLFAAAQEGKVLVEEELSPNVTQSLDNGQARRWTFSSESGNVSLKGSGGNSILASVLLRKLHWSTLGLQFDWSQRNYNVDLPHNKIPDKLCQLAKKLAVPAMPLGDNFKPEAAIVNYFASGDTLGGHLDDMELDWSKPIVSMSLGCKGIFLLGGKSREDEPLAMFLRSGDVVLMAGEARECFHGVPRIFTDAHNSEITALEKHLSTDSDHCFLEYIKTSRININIRQVF, from the exons ATGTACGCCAATGGCGCCACCGATGATCTAGAGAGGACCGCTTTTCGTCGAGCCGAGAAAAA GAAAAAGCAACAACCTAGACCAGTCGACTTATCTGAAGTTGTTGATTTTAAATTGATCTTGGAGACTTTCGATCGAACAGGTGAAACACCTGATGGAGTTCATGTTATTAGAACCGGTTCTGAGTTTCCTGTTATCTGCCTTGATAATCGTCCTG GTTTTTATTTCATCCCTGGGGCCTTGAGCCTTGAGGAACAGTGCCAGTGGATCAGGGAAAGCCTGACAAGCTTCCCTCAACCCCCAAATCGGACGAACCACAATGCATTCTATGGTCCTATAAATGATTTATTTGCTGCTGCGCAAGAAGGTAAGGTTCTTGTTGAAGAGGAACTTTCACCGAATGTAACACAGTCCTTGGACAATGGACAAGCTCGAAGATGGACTTTCTCAAGTGAGAGTGGAAATGTTTCTTTGAAGGGAAGTGGTGGAAATTCTATTCTAGCATCTGTCCTCTTACGGAAGTTACATTGGAGTACGCTTGGCTTGCAGTTTGATTGGTCGCAG CGAAACTATAATGTTGATCTACCGCATAACAAGATTCCTGATAAGTTGTGTCAACTAGCGAAAAAGTTGGCTGTGCCTGCAATGCCTTTGGGCGATAATTTCAAGCCAGAGGCTGCTATAGTCAACTACTTTGCATCAG GTGACACACTTGGTGGACACCTTGATGACATGGAACTCGATTGGAGTAAACCTATAGTAAGCATGAG TTTGGGTTGTAAAGGAATATTCCTCCTTGGGGGAAAATCAAGAGAAGATGAACCTTTGGCAATGTTCTTAAGAAGCGGTGATGTTGTACTCATGGCTGGAGAAGCAAGGGAATGTTTTCATG GAGTCCCTCGGATCTTCACAGACGCACATAACTCCGAAATTACAGCTTTGGAAAAGCACCTGTCCACCGACAGTGATCACTGCTTCTTGGAATATATTAAGACTTCAAGAATCAATATCAACATTAGACAAGTCTTCTAA
- the LOC141634121 gene encoding uncharacterized protein LOC141634121 isoform X1, translated as MISSSIIQSSPTSLNQTPRSVTQSSVISTASLPSTTVMMPPPFSWTPTSPVTRQLFTAPVGIQNPSAPSSSTRFGGPTLAGSIGLVLPPLSGSIGSSRTATPPGFNPLRPSLSTIANTLVYSTPNVKNIVTTELSVVEDYLPWRTQFESFLVSHGLLGMIDGSIPIPSTYTFDVNHNQVINPEYSYWLKLDQTVRSWIFATLSRDTLVEVHDVRFSASIWERLQVRFMSASMARSMELKRLLSNMSKDENQSMEHYLREIKLIVDSLAAINSPVSNQDLLQYVVQGLGSDYETLVTVITQFPGSITFDDLRARLLVQEQRVKFLKNQDNGVTSHQAFATATTNNGSSSTPSQKQAAPNTSNKTNNNNNSGWRNNNNNRGGGRWNKGRWNNNNNRGRGQSGQQGGTKQNTSALPAQNNASGTVLCNSAVSSNSVVALSSCGTNGMPTGNSNSSVEGVLGSAPPPVVCQICYHTGHTGASCPSRYTQTSAPAMVLPSGENNDAVWYPDSGAASHMTNNEGSNYGS; from the exons ATGATCTCCTCTTCTATTATCCAATCAAGCCCCACCTCACTTAATCAGACCCCAAGATCTGTGACTCAGTCATCCGTCATCTCCACGGCGTCTCTCCCGTCCACGACTGTGATGATGCCTCCTCCTTTTTCGTGGACACCCACATCGCCGGTGACGCGGCAACTATTCACGGCTCCGGTAGGAATTCAAAACCCGTCAGCTCCGTCCTCCTCCACCCGTTTTGGTGGTCCGACTCTAGCCGGGTCCATCGGTCTCGTCCTGCCGCCGCTTTCTGGGTCAATTGGTAGTTCGCGCACTGCCACCCCGCCAGGATTCAATCCTCTCCGTCCCTCTCTCTCAACCATTGCCAATACTCTGGTATACTCTACTCCTAATGTTAAAAATATAGTCACTACTGAGTTGTCTGTGGTTGAAGATTATTTGCCTTGGCGGACGCAATTTGAATCGTTTCTGGTGTCTCATGGCTTGCTTGGGATGATTGATGGGTCTATTCCCATCCCGTCTACTTATACGTTTGATGTTAATCACAATCAGGTCATTAATCCTGAATATTCCTATTGGCTTAAACTTGATCAAACTGTCAGATCATGGATTTTTGCTACTTTATCTCGTGATACTCTTGTTGAGGTACATGATGTTCGCTTCTCTGCTAGTATTTGGGAACGCTTGCAAGTACGTTTTATGTCTGCTAGTATGGCTCGCTCAATGGAGTTAAAACGGCTGTTATCTAACATGTCTAAAGATGAAAATCAATCTATGGAACACTATCTTCGTGAAATTAAATTAATTGTTGATTCACTTGCTGCCATTAATTCACCCGTCTCGAACCAAGATTTACTACAGTATGTAGTGCAAGGTCTAGGATCCGATTATGAGACGTTAGTTACTGTCATTACTCAATTTCCGGGttctattacttttgatgacctGCGTGCTAGATTACTAGTCCAAGAACAACGGGTCAAATTTCTGAAAAATCAGGACAACGGTGTTACTAGCCATCAGGCCTTTGCCACTGCCACTACCAACAACGGGTCCTCCTCTACTCCATCTCAAAAGCAGGCTGCTCCAAACACTTCCAATAaaactaacaacaacaataatagtggCTGgcgaaataacaacaataatagagGGGGAGGACGTTGGAACAAGGGACGTTGGAATAACAACAATAATCGTGGCCGTGGACAGTCTGGGCAGCAAGGTGGAACCAAACAAAATACTTCGGCTCTTCCGGCTCAAAACAACGCCTCAGGTACAGTTTTATGTAATTCAGCTGTGTCATCGAATAGTGTTGTGGCTTTATCATCTTGTGGTACTAATGGTATGCCTACAGGAAATTCAAATTCATCAGTTGAGGGAGTGTTAGGTTCGGCCCCTCCTCCTGTCGTTTGTCAAATTTGTTATCACACAGGTCATACCGGTGCTTCATGTCCCTCTCGCTATACTCAAACGTCTGCTCCAGCTATGGTTTTACCCTCGGGTGAAAATAATGATGCCGTCTGGTATCCAGACTCCGGGGCTGCTTCTCACATGACAAATAACGAAG GATCGAACTACGGGAGCTGA
- the LOC141634121 gene encoding uncharacterized protein LOC141634121 isoform X3 yields MISSSIIQSSPTSLNQTPRSVTQSSVISTASLPSTTVMMPPPFSWTPTSPVTRQLFTAPVGIQNPSAPSSSTRFGGPTLAGSIGLVLPPLSGSIGSSRTATPPGFNPLRPSLSTIANTLVYSTPNVKNIVTTELSVVEDYLPWRTQFESFLVSHGLLGMIDGSIPIPSTYTFDVNHNQVINPEYSYWLKLDQTVRSWIFATLSRDTLVEVHDVRFSASIWERLQVRFMSASMARSMELKRLLSNMSKDENQSMEHYLREIKLIVDSLAAINSPVSNQDLLQYVVQGLGSDYETLVTVITQFPGSITFDDLRARLLVQEQRVKFLKNQDNGVTSHQAFATATTNNGSSSTPSQKQAAPNTSNKTNNNNNSGWRNNNNNRGGGRWNKGRWNNNNNRGRGQSGQQGGTKQNTSALPAQNNASVEGVLGSAPPPVVCQICYHTGHTGASCPSRYTQTSAPAMVLPSGENNDAVWYPDSGAASHMTNNEGSNYGS; encoded by the exons ATGATCTCCTCTTCTATTATCCAATCAAGCCCCACCTCACTTAATCAGACCCCAAGATCTGTGACTCAGTCATCCGTCATCTCCACGGCGTCTCTCCCGTCCACGACTGTGATGATGCCTCCTCCTTTTTCGTGGACACCCACATCGCCGGTGACGCGGCAACTATTCACGGCTCCGGTAGGAATTCAAAACCCGTCAGCTCCGTCCTCCTCCACCCGTTTTGGTGGTCCGACTCTAGCCGGGTCCATCGGTCTCGTCCTGCCGCCGCTTTCTGGGTCAATTGGTAGTTCGCGCACTGCCACCCCGCCAGGATTCAATCCTCTCCGTCCCTCTCTCTCAACCATTGCCAATACTCTGGTATACTCTACTCCTAATGTTAAAAATATAGTCACTACTGAGTTGTCTGTGGTTGAAGATTATTTGCCTTGGCGGACGCAATTTGAATCGTTTCTGGTGTCTCATGGCTTGCTTGGGATGATTGATGGGTCTATTCCCATCCCGTCTACTTATACGTTTGATGTTAATCACAATCAGGTCATTAATCCTGAATATTCCTATTGGCTTAAACTTGATCAAACTGTCAGATCATGGATTTTTGCTACTTTATCTCGTGATACTCTTGTTGAGGTACATGATGTTCGCTTCTCTGCTAGTATTTGGGAACGCTTGCAAGTACGTTTTATGTCTGCTAGTATGGCTCGCTCAATGGAGTTAAAACGGCTGTTATCTAACATGTCTAAAGATGAAAATCAATCTATGGAACACTATCTTCGTGAAATTAAATTAATTGTTGATTCACTTGCTGCCATTAATTCACCCGTCTCGAACCAAGATTTACTACAGTATGTAGTGCAAGGTCTAGGATCCGATTATGAGACGTTAGTTACTGTCATTACTCAATTTCCGGGttctattacttttgatgacctGCGTGCTAGATTACTAGTCCAAGAACAACGGGTCAAATTTCTGAAAAATCAGGACAACGGTGTTACTAGCCATCAGGCCTTTGCCACTGCCACTACCAACAACGGGTCCTCCTCTACTCCATCTCAAAAGCAGGCTGCTCCAAACACTTCCAATAaaactaacaacaacaataatagtggCTGgcgaaataacaacaataatagagGGGGAGGACGTTGGAACAAGGGACGTTGGAATAACAACAATAATCGTGGCCGTGGACAGTCTGGGCAGCAAGGTGGAACCAAACAAAATACTTCGGCTCTTCCGGCTCAAAACAACGCCTCAG TTGAGGGAGTGTTAGGTTCGGCCCCTCCTCCTGTCGTTTGTCAAATTTGTTATCACACAGGTCATACCGGTGCTTCATGTCCCTCTCGCTATACTCAAACGTCTGCTCCAGCTATGGTTTTACCCTCGGGTGAAAATAATGATGCCGTCTGGTATCCAGACTCCGGGGCTGCTTCTCACATGACAAATAACGAAG GATCGAACTACGGGAGCTGA
- the LOC141634121 gene encoding uncharacterized protein LOC141634121 isoform X2, which translates to MISSSIIQSSPTSLNQTPRSVTQSSVISTASLPSTTVMMPPPFSWTPTSPVTRQLFTAPVGIQNPSAPSSSTRFGGPTLAGSIGLVLPPLSGSIGSSRTATPPGFNPLRPSLSTIANTLVYSTPNVKNIVTTELSVVEDYLPWRTQFESFLVSHGLLGMIDGSIPIPSTYTFDVNHNQVINPEYSYWLKLDQTVRSWIFATLSRDTLVEVHDVRFSASIWERLQVRFMSASMARSMELKRLLSNMSKDENQSMEHYLREIKLIVDSLAAINSPVSNQDLLQYVVQGLGSDYETLVTVITQFPGSITFDDLRARLLVQEQRVKFLKNQDNGVTSHQAFATATTNNGSSSTPSQKQAAPNTSNKTNNNNNSGWRNNNNNRGGGRWNKGRWNNNNNRGRGQSGQQGGTKQNTSALPAQNNASGNSNSSVEGVLGSAPPPVVCQICYHTGHTGASCPSRYTQTSAPAMVLPSGENNDAVWYPDSGAASHMTNNEGSNYGS; encoded by the exons ATGATCTCCTCTTCTATTATCCAATCAAGCCCCACCTCACTTAATCAGACCCCAAGATCTGTGACTCAGTCATCCGTCATCTCCACGGCGTCTCTCCCGTCCACGACTGTGATGATGCCTCCTCCTTTTTCGTGGACACCCACATCGCCGGTGACGCGGCAACTATTCACGGCTCCGGTAGGAATTCAAAACCCGTCAGCTCCGTCCTCCTCCACCCGTTTTGGTGGTCCGACTCTAGCCGGGTCCATCGGTCTCGTCCTGCCGCCGCTTTCTGGGTCAATTGGTAGTTCGCGCACTGCCACCCCGCCAGGATTCAATCCTCTCCGTCCCTCTCTCTCAACCATTGCCAATACTCTGGTATACTCTACTCCTAATGTTAAAAATATAGTCACTACTGAGTTGTCTGTGGTTGAAGATTATTTGCCTTGGCGGACGCAATTTGAATCGTTTCTGGTGTCTCATGGCTTGCTTGGGATGATTGATGGGTCTATTCCCATCCCGTCTACTTATACGTTTGATGTTAATCACAATCAGGTCATTAATCCTGAATATTCCTATTGGCTTAAACTTGATCAAACTGTCAGATCATGGATTTTTGCTACTTTATCTCGTGATACTCTTGTTGAGGTACATGATGTTCGCTTCTCTGCTAGTATTTGGGAACGCTTGCAAGTACGTTTTATGTCTGCTAGTATGGCTCGCTCAATGGAGTTAAAACGGCTGTTATCTAACATGTCTAAAGATGAAAATCAATCTATGGAACACTATCTTCGTGAAATTAAATTAATTGTTGATTCACTTGCTGCCATTAATTCACCCGTCTCGAACCAAGATTTACTACAGTATGTAGTGCAAGGTCTAGGATCCGATTATGAGACGTTAGTTACTGTCATTACTCAATTTCCGGGttctattacttttgatgacctGCGTGCTAGATTACTAGTCCAAGAACAACGGGTCAAATTTCTGAAAAATCAGGACAACGGTGTTACTAGCCATCAGGCCTTTGCCACTGCCACTACCAACAACGGGTCCTCCTCTACTCCATCTCAAAAGCAGGCTGCTCCAAACACTTCCAATAaaactaacaacaacaataatagtggCTGgcgaaataacaacaataatagagGGGGAGGACGTTGGAACAAGGGACGTTGGAATAACAACAATAATCGTGGCCGTGGACAGTCTGGGCAGCAAGGTGGAACCAAACAAAATACTTCGGCTCTTCCGGCTCAAAACAACGCCTCAG GAAATTCAAATTCATCAGTTGAGGGAGTGTTAGGTTCGGCCCCTCCTCCTGTCGTTTGTCAAATTTGTTATCACACAGGTCATACCGGTGCTTCATGTCCCTCTCGCTATACTCAAACGTCTGCTCCAGCTATGGTTTTACCCTCGGGTGAAAATAATGATGCCGTCTGGTATCCAGACTCCGGGGCTGCTTCTCACATGACAAATAACGAAG GATCGAACTACGGGAGCTGA
- the LOC141626729 gene encoding DNA N(6)-methyladenine demethylase ALKBH1A-like isoform X1, which produces MYANGATDDLERTAFRRAEKKYKLYYDQKSRKYSSFILPELASTCFVRLSHLFTFFILCKAYFNQRKTNDCDGRSVLLNVYRLLSICRKKQQPRPVDLSEVVDFKLILETFDRTGETPDGVHVIRTGSEFPVICLDNRPGFYFIPGALSLEEQCQWIRESLTSFPQPPNRTNHNAFYGPINDLFAAAQEGKVLVEEELSPNVTQSLDNGQARRWTFSSESGNVSLKGSGGNSILASVLLRKLHWSTLGLQFDWSQRNYNVDLPHNKIPDKLCQLAKKLAVPAMPLGDNFKPEAAIVNYFASGDTLGGHLDDMELDWSKPIVSMSLGCKGIFLLGGKSREDEPLAMFLRSGDVVLMAGEARECFHGVPRIFTDAHNSEITALEKHLSTDSDHCFLEYIKTSRININIRQVF; this is translated from the exons ATGTACGCCAATGGCGCCACCGATGATCTAGAGAGGACCGCTTTTCGTCGAGCCGAGAAAAAGTACAAGCTTTATTATGATCAAAAATCTAGAAAGTACTCATCTTTCATCTTACCGGAACTTGCATCAACTTGTTTTGTTCggctcagtcatttgtttacgttttttattctttgtaaagcgtattttaatcaaaggaaAACAAATGATTGCGACGGAAGGAGTGTTTTGTTAAATGTTTATCGATTGCTGAGTATTTGCAGGAAAAAGCAACAACCTAGACCAGTCGACTTATCTGAAGTTGTTGATTTTAAATTGATCTTGGAGACTTTCGATCGAACAGGTGAAACACCTGATGGAGTTCATGTTATTAGAACCGGTTCTGAGTTTCCTGTTATCTGCCTTGATAATCGTCCTG GTTTTTATTTCATCCCTGGGGCCTTGAGCCTTGAGGAACAGTGCCAGTGGATCAGGGAAAGCCTGACAAGCTTCCCTCAACCCCCAAATCGGACGAACCACAATGCATTCTATGGTCCTATAAATGATTTATTTGCTGCTGCGCAAGAAGGTAAGGTTCTTGTTGAAGAGGAACTTTCACCGAATGTAACACAGTCCTTGGACAATGGACAAGCTCGAAGATGGACTTTCTCAAGTGAGAGTGGAAATGTTTCTTTGAAGGGAAGTGGTGGAAATTCTATTCTAGCATCTGTCCTCTTACGGAAGTTACATTGGAGTACGCTTGGCTTGCAGTTTGATTGGTCGCAG CGAAACTATAATGTTGATCTACCGCATAACAAGATTCCTGATAAGTTGTGTCAACTAGCGAAAAAGTTGGCTGTGCCTGCAATGCCTTTGGGCGATAATTTCAAGCCAGAGGCTGCTATAGTCAACTACTTTGCATCAG GTGACACACTTGGTGGACACCTTGATGACATGGAACTCGATTGGAGTAAACCTATAGTAAGCATGAG TTTGGGTTGTAAAGGAATATTCCTCCTTGGGGGAAAATCAAGAGAAGATGAACCTTTGGCAATGTTCTTAAGAAGCGGTGATGTTGTACTCATGGCTGGAGAAGCAAGGGAATGTTTTCATG GAGTCCCTCGGATCTTCACAGACGCACATAACTCCGAAATTACAGCTTTGGAAAAGCACCTGTCCACCGACAGTGATCACTGCTTCTTGGAATATATTAAGACTTCAAGAATCAATATCAACATTAGACAAGTCTTCTAA
- the LOC141626729 gene encoding DNA N(6)-methyladenine demethylase ALKBH1A-like isoform X2, with protein MYANGATDDLERTAFRRAEKKYKLYYDQKSRKKKQQPRPVDLSEVVDFKLILETFDRTGETPDGVHVIRTGSEFPVICLDNRPGFYFIPGALSLEEQCQWIRESLTSFPQPPNRTNHNAFYGPINDLFAAAQEGKVLVEEELSPNVTQSLDNGQARRWTFSSESGNVSLKGSGGNSILASVLLRKLHWSTLGLQFDWSQRNYNVDLPHNKIPDKLCQLAKKLAVPAMPLGDNFKPEAAIVNYFASGDTLGGHLDDMELDWSKPIVSMSLGCKGIFLLGGKSREDEPLAMFLRSGDVVLMAGEARECFHGVPRIFTDAHNSEITALEKHLSTDSDHCFLEYIKTSRININIRQVF; from the exons ATGTACGCCAATGGCGCCACCGATGATCTAGAGAGGACCGCTTTTCGTCGAGCCGAGAAAAAGTACAAGCTTTATTATGATCAAAAATCTAGAAA GAAAAAGCAACAACCTAGACCAGTCGACTTATCTGAAGTTGTTGATTTTAAATTGATCTTGGAGACTTTCGATCGAACAGGTGAAACACCTGATGGAGTTCATGTTATTAGAACCGGTTCTGAGTTTCCTGTTATCTGCCTTGATAATCGTCCTG GTTTTTATTTCATCCCTGGGGCCTTGAGCCTTGAGGAACAGTGCCAGTGGATCAGGGAAAGCCTGACAAGCTTCCCTCAACCCCCAAATCGGACGAACCACAATGCATTCTATGGTCCTATAAATGATTTATTTGCTGCTGCGCAAGAAGGTAAGGTTCTTGTTGAAGAGGAACTTTCACCGAATGTAACACAGTCCTTGGACAATGGACAAGCTCGAAGATGGACTTTCTCAAGTGAGAGTGGAAATGTTTCTTTGAAGGGAAGTGGTGGAAATTCTATTCTAGCATCTGTCCTCTTACGGAAGTTACATTGGAGTACGCTTGGCTTGCAGTTTGATTGGTCGCAG CGAAACTATAATGTTGATCTACCGCATAACAAGATTCCTGATAAGTTGTGTCAACTAGCGAAAAAGTTGGCTGTGCCTGCAATGCCTTTGGGCGATAATTTCAAGCCAGAGGCTGCTATAGTCAACTACTTTGCATCAG GTGACACACTTGGTGGACACCTTGATGACATGGAACTCGATTGGAGTAAACCTATAGTAAGCATGAG TTTGGGTTGTAAAGGAATATTCCTCCTTGGGGGAAAATCAAGAGAAGATGAACCTTTGGCAATGTTCTTAAGAAGCGGTGATGTTGTACTCATGGCTGGAGAAGCAAGGGAATGTTTTCATG GAGTCCCTCGGATCTTCACAGACGCACATAACTCCGAAATTACAGCTTTGGAAAAGCACCTGTCCACCGACAGTGATCACTGCTTCTTGGAATATATTAAGACTTCAAGAATCAATATCAACATTAGACAAGTCTTCTAA